TCCTGTCCTGCTTCAGCTTCCGCTCATCGTACTCTACCATCGCCTCTTCCAAGGCGAGGTTTACGTGCGCTTTATTTACTCCGGGAAGCGCGCTGAGCGCTTTCTCAACATTTGCACTGCAGGACGCGCAGTGCATTCCATCTATTCCGATCTGTAACTGCATAATAACCCCCAATGTATATCTGAAAGATATGATATGCCGATATCGGGATCAGACAAGCTATACTTAGGGACGCACAAAGAGTGTGCTTAGAAGCTGATCCCAAGCATGATGCCGATGTTGTAGATGCGTCGCAAACCCTGATCCCCCGCATCCACAAAGCTGATACCGTTCTCCAGCAACATCGTAAGACTACTAGCGTTGGC
The sequence above is drawn from the Candidatus Cloacimonadota bacterium genome and encodes:
- a CDS encoding heavy metal-associated domain-containing protein, producing MQLQIGIDGMHCASCSANVEKALSALPGVNKAHVNLALEEAMVEYDERKLKQDR